CTCGCCGTCGGACGCGTCGCCGCCCGTGGACTCGTCGTCCTCGTTCAGCTCGTCGTCTCTGTCTTCGTCCTTGCGTGCCATCTTCGATCTCTTCTGCGTCCGTGTTGCCCGATCGGGCCGGACTGGTCGGAAAGTTTTTCCGGTCGCCGAGTGCTTCTTGTGTCGAACCCGGTGCACCCGGCGCTCAACGTTGCAGGGGCTGAGGGACTCGAACCCACGACCTGCGGATTTGGAATCCGCTGCTCTACCAACTGAGCTAAACCCCTGTTGTTCCCGTGAAATCGACAGCTTTTGTCGAATTTCCCAGGGTTTTTCTCACTTACTCTCCTTGTGCAGCGTGTGCTTTTCGCAGGTCTTGCAGAACTTCTTGAGCTGGAGTGGCTGCGAGCCGTCGCGGCGCGCGATTGTCGTCTTGTAGTTGCGTTCGCCGCAGACCTCGCAAGCGAGGGCAATACGGAGCCGTCCAGGTTGGTCGGCCTTTTCGTTCGCAGCCACTCTCCTCTCGTTACTCGATGATCTTGGTGACGACGCCCGCGCCGACGGTCTTGCCGCCCTCACGGATGGCGAAGCGCATTTGCTCCTCCAGCGCCACGTTGGTGATGAGCTCCACTTCCACCGTCACGTTGTCACCCGGCATCACCATCTTGATGCCGTCGGGCAGCTTCACGCTCCCCGTGACGTCGGTCGTCCGGATGTAGAACTGCGGTTTGTAGTTGGTGAAGAACGGAGTGTGGCGGCCACCCTCCTCCTTCTTCAGCACGTACACCTCGCCCATGAACTTCTTGTGCGGCTTGATGCTACCCGGTGCTGCGATGATCTGACCGCGCTCGATCATGTCCTTGTCGATGCCGCGGAGCAGGCAGCCCACGTTGTCGCCAGCCTGACCCTCGTCCATCTGCTTGCGGAACATCTCGACGCCCGTCACGACCGTCTTCTTGTCGCGCTCGAAGCCGATCACCTCGACCTCGTCGTTGATGTGGACCTTGCCGCGCTCGATGCGGCCCGTCGCCACCGTTCCACGGCCCTTGATCGAGAACACGTCCTCGACCGCCATCAGGAAGGGCTTGTCCACCTCGCGCTGGGGCTGCGGGATCTCCGAGTCCAGCGCGGCGAGCAGCTCGTCGATCGTCGCTTCCCACTTCGCATCGCCTTGCAGCGCGGGCAGCGCGGCGCCGCGCACGATCTTCGCGTCGTCCCCCTTGAACTTGTACTTGGCCAGGAGCTCCCGGACTTCCATCTCGACCAGCTCGAGCATCTCCGGGTCTTCCACCGCGTCGCACTTGTTCAAGAACACCACGATGTCGTTCAGCCCGACCTGTCGCGCGAGCAGCACGTGCTCACGAGTCTGCGGCATCACGCTGTCCAGCGCGCTCACCACCAGAATAGCGCCGTCCATCTGCGCTGCGCCGGTGATCATGTTCTTGATGTAGTCGGCGTGACCGGGGCAATCGACGTGCGCGTAGTGCCGGGTCGCCGTCTCGTACTCCACGTGCGAGACCGCGATGGTCACCGTCTTCGTGTCGTCACGGACGATTCCGCCCTTCGCGATGTCGGCGTACTTGATCTCCTTCGCGAGATTCTTCTTGCTCTGCACCTTCACCAGAGCCGCCGTCAGCGTCGTCTTGCCGTGGTCGATGTGACCAATCGTGCCCACGTTCACATGGGGCTTCGAACGTACGAATTTCTCCTTGGCCATCGCTTCACTACCTTCTTCTTTGCTGCAATTTCAGAGGGTCTTTTGCCTTCGAGCCCACAAGCAGGATTGAACTGCTGACCTCGTCCTTACCAAGGACGCGCTCTACCATCTGAGCTATGTGGGCCGATTGAGCTCTGTCGGAATTTGGGAGCGGGAGAAGGGATTCGAACCCTCGACATTCAGCTTGGAAGGCTGACGCTCTACCAACTGAGCTACTCCCGCGTTCGTTCTCCTCTTAACCTTCGTGTTCTGTCGTCTTCGGAGTGGAGGGTATTGGATTCGAACCACTGTAGGCGTACGCCGGCGGGTTTACAGCCCGCTCCCTTTGGCCACTCGGGCAACCCTCCGCAAGTTTCTGACTACGATTCGATCTGTTCTCTTTGCTTTCGAGCTAGCGAGGGGACTCGAACCCCTAACCGCCTGTTTACAAAACAGGTGCTCTACCGGTTGAGCTACGCCAGCGTTGTGCGCTCTAGCGATGACTCGTAACGACTCTGACCGACCGGCAGTGACTCCTGTTTTGAGAGGCGACTGCACCGTTCACGGTTTCGCTGGGCAAGACCGTGTTCGTGTGCGAGATAGGACGCCCCACCGACGCCACCGGCGGCGCTGCTTTAGCGACACCAATGGCGGACGGGTGAGGACCCGTGGACGACCGGCGCGTGGTAGCGCCAGCCCTGGGGGGTGTCAAGCACATTTCGTACCGCGCCCAGGCCGCTTCCACTGCTCATAAATTCAGAAGTGGATTCGGATGGTTGGGCCGCGGGGCTGAGGGGGTTTCGAGAGCACGCCCCTCGACCCCGGGCGTTCAGGGGCGAAGGCGCCTTCGCGCCCGCCGCAGCCCGAGGCTCCCGGCCAACAAGCCGGCGAGCGCCCATCCCTCGGTGCCGCGGGAGCGCGGTAGCTCGCAGCTGCAGCCGGCGTCATCGCTGGAGGCCGGGGTGCTCGTGCCTGCGTCGGGTCCTGCGTCACTGCCTGGCGCTGGGCACTTTGGAATGCCTTGGCCGCCGCCTCCCTCCCAGGTGGCCGGCGTGGCGATGGCGTAGAGGTTGTGGAGGAGAAGGTAGTCGACCCCGTTGTAGCGAATGCCCTCGCTGTTGGGCGAGCCGACGTAGTGCTGGCTCTTGCCGCGGATGAAGCGGTTCCAGACCGTGAAGCCGTGGACAGCCGGCCCGCCGGGCAGCGGAGACTTCGGCTCGGCGCCTGCCGGGAGCTCATCGAGCATCTGCCGCGCGCGCTGATTGACCTGCGAGCCGACCGTGCACCAGCCCGCGTCGAGGTCGTGGAGCACTCGATGCGCGAGGGGGTAGGCGGGCCAGTCTTCTTTTTTCGACAGCTCGGCGAGCACCTCGGCCGTCTCACTGCCCCAGCCGTTGCCAACGGCGGCGATGGCCATGGCCATGTGGAGGTTGTCCTCATCGATGTACTGCGGCGCGGTGCTTTGTTTCGACAGCTCCCAGATCCCAGCCAGCGCCTCCTCGACTGGTGGCAGGAACGCACCATCGGAGAGGAAGCCCGCCGTGAGCTGGGTGCCGTGGGAAAAACCGGAGGCGAGCGGCCCGCGCGCGACGTTTCGATCGGCGCACGCCGGGTTGGTGATCACCCAGTTGTGAGCCGACACGTGCTCGAGGATGCGTTTGCCTTGTTCGACCGCCCACGCGTTCAGATCGCGCGCCTTCACGAAGGTCTGTTTGGGCACCAGCGCCTTCACCAGCGCGAGCCCGAGGATCACGTGATAGACCTGATCTTGGCTCATCTCCTTGTTGGTGATGGCGGAATCGATGAAGTCCGACGTCATCGCGGTCATCGGCGGGAAGTTCGAGTAGAAGCCGTCCGGCACGTCGTCGCGCAGGAAGAAGCCGTTGAGCTTCGGCTCCTGGCTGCACGGCGGCGGGAACGAGGCGTCCGCGACCAGATCGAGGCGTTCCATCGCTCGCAGCGCGAAGTAGAGCTCGTCGGCGGTCGTGGCCAGCGTGCCCGGCGCTCCCGGATAGAGCGCGGGGTGCGAGAGGAGGTAGTGCTCGGTCGCCAGCGCGCCGATGTACCAACCGAGGCCGATGCTGCTGTCGGACCATCGGATGATGCCCTGCGGCTCGATGCGCTCGTCCGCGGGTTGGCTCTTGCCGGGCGCGTCACCGACGACGATGAACTCGCTGGCGAGGCGCGCGCGCAGCGCTTGGTACTTGGCGGCGTTCTCGGCGGTCGTCGCGGCGGAGGCGGTGGCGGAGAAGAGGAGCGCGGCGAGGAGGAAGCGCATATCCCGGACTATCCCATGCGCGCGAACTCGGGGACGCGAAACGGTCCGACGGCCCACAGGACCAGGCTGCGGGCGCGTTCTCCCCCGCCGGGGACTTTTGCCGCGCGCTCGGTTGCGCGGATGAGCTTCAAGGCGCACGAGCGCGGGCTCATGGTCCTCCTGGCGAGTCTCCTTCGGCATTGGCGAATCGGCCGGCTTCCCTATCGAGTTGGCACCCGGTCGCCCCAGTAACCGGGGCGCTGCCGAGGGTGCATGTACGCGAGAATGTGAACCGCGTCGGCGACCTGCAGGTACACGACCAGATGTGGGAATCGGCCGACGGCATGCGCGCACTGCCCACCTCCCACGCCCCCGAATGGCGGAAAGCGCTGCGGATTGTCCAGAACGTCGCGTGTGCGTTGCCGCATTTCCTCAAGGAACTCCAGGCCGAGGCCGGGAACGCTCTCTTCGTAGCGATCTGCCGCCTCTTCGAGTTCGGTTTCGGCCTCGGGCTCGATGATGAGCCGCAGTGTCATCGCGCCTTGAGCTTGGACTCGAGCCGGTCGAAGACTTCGTCACCCGCCTTGCCGTGCGACTGTCCGGACCGCACTCGCGCGGCGCGCCGGGCAACTTCGACTTCCCAATCTGCTGCGAGCTTCGCGATCGATTCCCGAGGAGCGATCGCGTCGACGACAACGCGCCGTTCGTCCTCGGAAAGCGCGGATGCACTGGCGATGATTTCGCGGACTCGGGCGGCGGACATGACCAGATCTTGCGCCGCGAGTCGCCGGTTGTCGAGCCCGCTGCTGCGCACTCGCTTGGCCCAGTGCCTGACGCGCCTTGTGCGGCACTTGGGCGGAGCCTGACCGCGGCGCAGGTAGGAGCGTACGGCGAGGAAGCTCACGCCGCCGTTATCGAAGCGAGGCCCCGCCAGCGCGGAACGAGGTGTCTCCCCCACGCGCGCGGCGCGCGCCATCGGCAAGGCGCCGGTGGTCTTGGAAAAACTTCAACCGGCGCGCGCTGCCGCGTGGGGGGGAGACCGCCGAGCGCAGCGAGGCGAGTGGGGGCAGCCCTACTTGGCGGCGTTCTCGGCGGTGGTGGCAGCGGAGGCGGTGGTGGTGGTGGTGAAGAGGAGCGCGGCGAGCAAGAAGCGCATTGGAGAAGAGAGTGTACCTGGTCGGCGCGGTGCCTGGACAGCTCACCAGCGTTCTACCGAGCGGTTTGAACCCAGGGCGGTCGCGTGGCGCACACTCGCGGTGGAGCGTGTCCAGGTTTTGGATGGGTCGACGAGGTAGTTTGCGCACGCCGAGCTTGGCCTCGGGACGCGCGACCTGTGCCCTCACGCGCTCCGACGTCCGTCTGGAGTCAAGAGCGCGAAGGCGGCACGCAAGAGTGGCTCGGCGCCAAGCTCGACGCCGCACAGCCGTGCTGAGGGATGTAGCGTTCGAGCGCTTGCTCGATGACCGCTGCCAAGGCTGCGCTCGGAACGGAGTGGCTGGCCAGGCTCACGGCGAGCTCGACCTTTGCGCGCAGCGCCAGCGCGCGACGGAGAGCGGCTCGAGCCGGGACCGAGCAGGTGTGATCTTCCCCCGGTGGAGTGGATCAGTCCAAGAGCGCCGCTAAAGTGAAGTTCAAGGATCGCCCGACGGACGGGGTTTTCACCAGGCACAGCGGCCCGCGCGAGAGCGTTCACCACGTGCTCCGCGGGCGGCTACACGACCGCCACCCGCTGCGCCGAAGCTCGCGGCCGCGGGGGACGTCCGCGCGCCGGTTTCAGTCTGGACAGCAACTACTTCGGAAAACACATCGACTCAGTGATGAGGCTCAGGTTCGTTCCGCAGGAACAAACTTGGTCGTCCGGCGGCAGGCCGTAGCCGCAGGTGATCGGGCTGTACGTCACCTCTCGGCATTCCTCGCCGGCTGCACATTCGCTCGGCGCCGAGCACTTTGCACGATAGCAGCCGTTGCTATCCAAGATCGAGGACGGATGCCCGCAGTTGTTTGCTTCCGGGCGACACATTTCCGCAACGCATCCGCCCGAGACGTTCGGAGCGCAGTCGGGGCGTGTTCCGCCGGTCGCGTCCTGTCCAGCATCGTTACCTTCTCCGGCAGTTCCGCCGGTTCCAGTGCCAGTTTGGCCTTTGCTTCCGCTGTCTGCAGAGTCTGACGAACAGCCAGCGACGGACACTAGCCATAGCGCGACGAGGCAACTAGAAATGTGTTTCATTACAGGGTCTCCGAACTCTCATGCACCGTCGACTTTGGGAATGATAGTACGGCGCCGAGCGACCGTCGAACGGGTCGCAAGCCGCCCCGCGTCACGACGGCGAGCGCAACGACGAGATAACGCTGCTCCAAGCATCGCCGAAACGGCGAGCAATCGAAGCGCCTCGGATCCGGCTCGACCCGACCTGACAGCACAAGCTGACGGGCCCGATTCGTGCCCCTCGCCCCACTTCGTGAAGCTCGATAGCAAGGAAAAAAATGACATCCGTCAACTTGGGCGAACATCGCACCAGAGAAGCGCTCTTTCCCCTCACGGTGTGCGCGCGACATTCGTGACCTGCATCCCCCGAGCCGTCCCGCCCGGCTCTCGTTCTGGCCGCCGCGTGCAGCAGCGTAGCCGCCCGGCAAGTGCACTGTTCGCGGCCGGCCGGCCCTGGGTAGAAGGCGCGGCTCGGCTACGGCGTGACGGCGTCGACGAGGGGGTCGGCCCCGTGAGCAGAGCGCTGAAGACCACCGTGGTCGCAGGCGCCACAGGCAGCGAACACACCGCTGGTGTGCCAGCGCATACCGCGCCTGGACCGCACTTGAGCCCGGAACCAAATGGACTCGCAGCGTCTCGAGCACTTCCCGCTGGTTTGGCAGCAGGGCCAGACTTTCTCCCGAAGACGCCTCTTCAACCAGAGGGAAGTGAGCGCGGACCACGACTGGACCTCGCCTTCTTGGTCACGCGCCGGCGCGTTCGCGAGGGTTTTTTTACGAGGGGTTTCGGTCATTGGCAACGAAGTTGCCGGGGCGCGCTTCGCCCATGCGCTCACCTTTGAAGTACACGATGGCGCGGTCGAAGTTCAAGCGGCCGAAGCGGACTTGGATCTTGCGATTTCGGAGGGCGCGTGGGGCTCGAAGCGGGTGTTCTTCAGCGGGAAGCTTTTGTCGGCAAGCACCGTGCGGTCCTGCTCGATGAAGAACAGCACGCCACGCGCGCCTGGGCGAGCCGCGTGCCACCGAGGAAGGCGGGGCAATGCGCGTGGCGATGCTGGCGAACGGCCGGCGAGCGGGTGGCGATCGACGCGCTTCGTGACACCCGGCGGAGTGCTACCCGTCGTCACCCGCCGAGCGCCGCGCGCACCCGCGCGACGGCTTCCCCGAGGTCTTGCGCCACGAGCTCTGCCGGCAGCCGCAGCACGCGCCACCCGCGGCGACCAAGCTCGCGGTCCCGGCGCGCATCCGCCGCGCGCCGCGCCGCGTGATACGCACCATCAACTTCAATCACGAGGCGCGCGGAAGGAACGGCGAAGTCCGCAATGTACCGGCCGATGACGTACTGGCGACGGACGACCGCGCCCAGCTTCTGGCCGGAGAGCTCCCGCCACAGCGCCTCTTCCGCAGGCGTTGGCGCGAAGCGCATGGCGCGTGCCCGAGCTTCGATGACGTGCGAGTGAGTGAGCTTCCGAGACATGGCACCTCCTGTCCGGCACCGCGGCCGGGCTTTGCCCACTCACGGCGCAGGAGTCGTGACAGCCGCCTCCATCCCTCGCAGCCCGCCTTGCGCGCGTCGGTTTCACGCGGCGCACTCGCGGGAGCATGGCGGCTGGCGCGACTCGTGCGCCACTTGGGCAGAGCCCGGCCGCGGTGCCGGCAGGAGCCAGCGGCGCGGAAGCTCACGACGCCGTCATCGAAGTGAGCGCCGTCCAGCGTGGAGCGGCCCCGGCACTCCCGTTGCGAGGACTCGACAGTCTCGGAGCGACGTGTCTCCCCCATGCGCGCGGCGCGCGCCATCGGCAAGGCGCCGGTGGTCTTGGAAAAACTTCAACCGGCGCGCGCTGCCGCGTAAGGGGGAGACCGCCGAGCGCAGCGAGGCGAGTGGGGGCAGCTACACAGCCGAGGCCGATGCTGCTGTCGGACCAACGGATGATGCCCTGGGGCTCGATGCGCTCGTCCGCGGGCTGACTCATGCCGGGTGCGTCACCGACGACGATGAACTCGCTGGCGAGGCGCGCGCGCAGCGCTTGGTACTTGGCGGCGTTCTCGGCGGTCGTCGCGGCGGAGGCGGTGGCGGAG
This sequence is a window from Myxococcales bacterium. Protein-coding genes within it:
- the rpmG gene encoding 50S ribosomal protein L33, whose translation is MAANEKADQPGRLRIALACEVCGERNYKTTIARRDGSQPLQLKKFCKTCEKHTLHKESK
- the tuf gene encoding elongation factor Tu, translating into MAKEKFVRSKPHVNVGTIGHIDHGKTTLTAALVKVQSKKNLAKEIKYADIAKGGIVRDDTKTVTIAVSHVEYETATRHYAHVDCPGHADYIKNMITGAAQMDGAILVVSALDSVMPQTREHVLLARQVGLNDIVVFLNKCDAVEDPEMLELVEMEVRELLAKYKFKGDDAKIVRGAALPALQGDAKWEATIDELLAALDSEIPQPQREVDKPFLMAVEDVFSIKGRGTVATGRIERGKVHINDEVEVIGFERDKKTVVTGVEMFRKQMDEGQAGDNVGCLLRGIDKDMIERGQIIAAPGSIKPHKKFMGEVYVLKKEEGGRHTPFFTNYKPQFYIRTTDVTGSVKLPDGIKMVMPGDNVTVEVELITNVALEEQMRFAIREGGKTVGAGVVTKIIE
- a CDS encoding type II toxin-antitoxin system RelE/ParE family toxin gives rise to the protein MTLRLIIEPEAETELEEAADRYEESVPGLGLEFLEEMRQRTRDVLDNPQRFPPFGGVGGGQCAHAVGRFPHLVVYLQVADAVHILAYMHPRQRPGYWGDRVPTR
- a CDS encoding DUF559 domain-containing protein → MSRKLTHSHVIEARARAMRFAPTPAEEALWRELSGQKLGAVVRRQYVIGRYIADFAVPSARLVIEVDGAYHAARRAADARRDRELGRRGWRVLRLPAELVAQDLGEAVARVRAALGG